The Brachyspira aalborgi genome has a segment encoding these proteins:
- a CDS encoding DUF1667 domain-containing protein produces the protein MENKELTCICCPMGCALNIEMENNEIIKVIGNTCKRGDTYARAEIVRPVRMVTTIVKVENGKLKMLPVKTKEPIDKDKINICLHALKDIKVKAPVNIGDIIAKDIAGVDIIATRNVEAIL, from the coding sequence ATGGAAAATAAAGAATTAACTTGTATATGTTGTCCTATGGGATGCGCTTTAAATATTGAAATGGAAAATAACGAGATTATAAAAGTTATAGGCAATACTTGTAAAAGAGGCGACACTTATGCGAGAGCCGAAATAGTTCGTCCCGTTAGAATGGTTACTACTATAGTTAAAGTTGAAAACGGAAAATTAAAAATGCTTCCCGTAAAAACAAAAGAGCCTATAGATAAAGATAAAATAAATATTTGTCTTCATGCATTGAAAGATATAAAAGTTAAAGCGCCCGTTAATATAGGAGATATTATAGCCAAAGATATTGCTGGAGTCGATATAATCGCCACTAGAAATGTGGAAGCTATCTTATAA
- a CDS encoding ribonucleoside-diphosphate reductase subunit alpha produces the protein MIELTKDKKHIIIKRDGREEPFNEEKLKKVINWATEGKEVFTNALLQGLNIKINDKMKIEVLYDELINTAVNKISPLYPIYDTIAEKLYLMKIYKETAGLKKIGAYPHIKTFLKKGLKYKIYDKEIIKHFSDIELDKINSMIEPNRDLLFTYKGLAIFNRKYCKAIGNKKLELPQITYMVAAMFSFYDDIYKGDKKEIFKKSRNDRLKYIKRTYDMLSKHEVTFATPRIANSMTVKAQLASCILNTPDDDTWSLNQTDGNMALYSKFSGGIAYDASFIRASGSSIQTNRGRSDGPIPFIKRVEQTISSFNQGGVRKGACVITFPWWHMDVMDLVMLKDAGGTEDTRARKLVYSIRISNIFRERVNKDQYITLFDPKETPLLNEEYGENFNIAYVYYESKSSIRKKKIKAKELLFQILKVRQETGNIYLTFVDNINEQNMVNKFVGASNLCQEIVIPSFPSKLLEEKYVVNEDGTYEIIQRKQSGEIGICNLVSVNLMSWVNFKPEKKKSFCYTLLRGCDNIIDAQFYPVKEGEIANKKNRPIGIGVINYANLLASNKLKYTDKEAIEFTNKVFDDLYYHIYEASNILAKERGPYKTFYESKWKEGKTPFHLSILNNKKNILNIETDSEKWDKLAEDIKNYGVRFSFHGAIAPTATSGKSVSATESIEPIVDLFFVEEGIQTLPSLAPNLKKNRDYYQRCWTIPAKNIIELAAVRQRYIDQSQSVNLYYIKPESAKELWDDIQYAMDLGLKTLYYMKTPKSNFELEEVCESCT, from the coding sequence ATGATTGAATTAACTAAAGATAAAAAACATATTATTATAAAAAGAGACGGAAGAGAAGAGCCTTTCAACGAAGAAAAATTAAAAAAAGTTATTAATTGGGCTACCGAAGGAAAAGAAGTTTTTACAAACGCTTTACTTCAAGGACTTAATATAAAAATAAACGATAAAATGAAAATTGAAGTTTTATATGACGAGCTTATAAATACTGCCGTAAATAAAATAAGTCCGCTATATCCGATATACGACACTATAGCCGAAAAACTTTATTTAATGAAAATATATAAAGAAACGGCGGGATTAAAAAAAATAGGCGCTTATCCTCATATAAAAACTTTCTTAAAAAAAGGATTAAAATACAAAATATACGATAAAGAAATTATAAAACATTTTTCAGACATAGAATTGGATAAAATAAATTCAATGATAGAGCCAAATAGAGATTTGCTTTTTACTTATAAAGGACTTGCCATATTCAATAGAAAATACTGCAAAGCAATCGGAAATAAAAAATTGGAACTTCCTCAAATAACTTATATGGTTGCCGCTATGTTTTCTTTTTATGACGATATTTATAAAGGCGATAAAAAAGAAATATTTAAAAAAAGTAGAAACGATAGATTAAAATATATAAAAAGAACTTACGATATGCTTTCAAAACATGAAGTTACATTTGCCACGCCAAGAATTGCAAATAGTATGACGGTAAAAGCTCAACTTGCAAGCTGCATATTAAACACTCCCGATGACGACACTTGGAGTTTAAATCAAACCGATGGCAATATGGCTTTATATTCAAAATTTTCAGGCGGAATCGCTTATGACGCTTCTTTTATAAGGGCTTCAGGCTCAAGCATTCAAACTAATAGAGGACGCTCGGACGGACCTATTCCTTTTATAAAGAGAGTAGAGCAGACAATTTCATCGTTTAATCAAGGCGGAGTTCGTAAAGGAGCATGCGTTATAACTTTTCCTTGGTGGCATATGGATGTTATGGATTTGGTAATGCTTAAAGACGCGGGCGGAACGGAAGATACGAGAGCGAGAAAATTAGTATATTCAATAAGAATAAGCAATATTTTTAGAGAGAGAGTAAATAAAGACCAATATATAACTTTATTCGACCCTAAAGAAACTCCATTACTTAACGAAGAATACGGAGAGAATTTTAATATAGCTTATGTTTATTATGAAAGCAAATCTTCAATAAGAAAAAAGAAAATAAAAGCGAAAGAATTATTATTTCAAATATTGAAAGTTCGTCAGGAAACGGGAAATATATATTTAACTTTCGTTGATAATATAAACGAACAAAATATGGTTAATAAATTTGTCGGCGCTTCAAATCTCTGTCAAGAAATTGTAATTCCGTCTTTTCCTTCAAAACTTTTAGAAGAAAAATATGTAGTAAACGAAGATGGAACTTACGAAATAATTCAGAGAAAGCAAAGCGGAGAGATTGGAATATGCAATTTGGTTTCTGTAAATTTAATGTCTTGGGTTAATTTTAAGCCCGAAAAGAAAAAATCTTTCTGCTATACTTTATTAAGAGGATGCGATAATATAATAGACGCTCAATTTTATCCCGTAAAAGAAGGCGAGATTGCAAATAAAAAAAATCGTCCAATTGGAATTGGCGTTATAAATTATGCAAATCTTTTAGCGTCAAATAAATTAAAATATACAGACAAAGAAGCGATAGAGTTCACAAATAAAGTTTTTGACGATTTATATTATCATATTTACGAAGCTTCAAATATTTTAGCGAAAGAGAGAGGACCTTATAAAACTTTTTACGAATCAAAATGGAAAGAAGGAAAAACTCCTTTTCATTTGTCGATTTTAAATAATAAAAAAAATATTCTTAATATTGAAACCGATTCTGAAAAATGGGACAAACTCGCAGAAGATATAAAAAATTATGGCGTTAGATTTTCTTTTCATGGCGCTATAGCTCCGACAGCGACTTCGGGAAAAAGCGTTTCGGCAACGGAAAGCATAGAGCCTATAGTAGATTTATTTTTTGTAGAAGAAGGAATTCAAACCTTGCCTTCTTTAGCGCCTAATCTTAAAAAGAATAGAGATTATTATCAAAGATGTTGGACTATTCCTGCAAAAAATATTATAGAGCTTGCCGCCGTGAGACAAAGATATATAGACCAATCGCAATCGGTAAATCTTTATTATATTAAACCAGAATCGGCAAAAGAACTTTGGGACGATATTCAATACGCTATGGATTTAGGACTTAAAACTTTATATTATATGAAAACTCCTAAATCGAATTTTGAGCTTGAAGAGGTTTGCGAATCTTGCACTTAA
- a CDS encoding ribonucleotide-diphosphate reductase subunit beta, which translates to MKVIDIDKKPENEKIFFGDFGHYIRIDSISHEVARKLKEASEGNTWFSKEVDYKSDKTRFSSLPEDAQRAFKLNIAYQTLMDSGVTSGFASILNRIVSSSIWSILYSRIAIEEVIHAESYSYGLSEVFAQQATETLDLVYNDEFVKHRMEKEVELFDCVDTLCNIEASKVSLDEKKQAVLKLLTGIYLLESVKFPFSFLVTFTINNSYGDAITGFTKTIKLIAHDELNVHVPTGKNVLSILRKEGNQEFKHLFDNGWFDKTAKEMTDYTVAEEIKWAKYLFDERDVLGINSSVSEHFIKYWAGVRLRDIGIETEYLKEKKSDIIDWFNTYRDINKQNAALQEATNISYQKGTLKNDL; encoded by the coding sequence ATGAAAGTAATTGATATAGATAAAAAGCCCGAGAATGAAAAAATATTTTTTGGAGATTTCGGGCATTATATAAGAATCGACTCTATAAGCCATGAGGTTGCGAGAAAATTAAAAGAAGCGAGCGAAGGAAATACTTGGTTTTCAAAAGAGGTAGATTATAAATCGGACAAAACAAGATTTTCTTCTCTGCCTGAAGACGCTCAAAGGGCTTTTAAATTAAATATCGCTTATCAAACTTTAATGGATAGCGGAGTGACGAGCGGATTTGCATCAATTTTAAATAGAATAGTTTCGAGTTCTATTTGGTCTATTTTATATTCGAGAATCGCCATTGAAGAAGTTATTCATGCGGAGTCTTATTCTTATGGACTTTCGGAGGTTTTCGCTCAGCAGGCTACGGAAACTTTGGATTTGGTTTATAATGATGAATTTGTAAAACATAGAATGGAGAAAGAAGTTGAACTTTTCGATTGCGTTGATACTTTATGCAATATAGAAGCTTCAAAAGTTTCTTTAGACGAAAAAAAGCAAGCGGTTTTGAAATTGCTAACGGGAATATATTTGCTTGAAAGCGTTAAATTTCCTTTTTCATTTTTGGTGACTTTTACTATTAATAATAGCTACGGCGATGCGATTACGGGATTTACAAAAACAATAAAACTTATAGCTCATGACGAATTAAATGTTCATGTTCCTACGGGAAAAAATGTTTTATCGATACTCAGAAAAGAAGGAAATCAAGAATTCAAACATTTATTCGATAACGGATGGTTTGATAAAACTGCAAAAGAAATGACTGACTATACTGTCGCAGAAGAGATTAAATGGGCGAAATATTTATTTGACGAAAGAGATGTTTTGGGAATAAACTCTTCTGTAAGCGAACATTTTATTAAATATTGGGCGGGAGTTAGATTGAGAGATATTGGAATTGAAACGGAATATTTGAAAGAAAAAAAATCCGATATAATAGATTGGTTTAATACTTATAGAGATATAAATAAACAAAATGCAGCTTTACAGGAAGCTACAAATATATCTTATCAAAAAGGAACGCTTAAAAACGACTTATAA